Genomic DNA from Callospermophilus lateralis isolate mCalLat2 chromosome 11, mCalLat2.hap1, whole genome shotgun sequence:
agtatgtgcaaggccttgggtttaatccccagtacccatgagcaaaaacaaaaacctctcaCTTTAGTCCCAAAAGGTCCCTACCACCAGGGTCTAAACTATGGCTTTTGCTTACTGCTTTAACTTTGTATGTGACCTTGGGCATCTTCTCTCCCTTTCTGGGGCTCATTTTTATCCTTTGGAAAATTGAAGAGGTCGGACCACAGATTGCAGTTTTTACACTGGTTGTGGGGCTAATAATAGTTTCATCATCAAAAGTTTGtgggtttattttttaaatattactgGTTCAAGATTATCCCTATAATGTTACTTTCTCTACTTGGCAGTCCTCTGGAGGACTTGGGTGTTGGTAACAGCTAGTGTGCAGGGAATGGTATATCCCATGGCCTACTCTCTCTGCACCCACAGCTGTTATTCATGGGTGCTCAGAGGAATGCATCTCTGTAGGTGATGGCTACTCATCACATGTGTCCTTTCAGGCAAAAAGAGAATGTGTTAGGAGTCTCTGAGGTCTCTTCCACCATCTAGTTTTCTAGGAGCTTCTGATTCTTCTCTCTGAGTCCCAGAGTTGAGCCATGAGACTTGCTCTATAAAGCACATCATTCAGCTTTGGGAGAAGGGACTTGGATGGGTGTAGGGAGCGAGGGACTCAAGAACTGGGTCTGGGCAGCAGTTGTGACCACAAGCTCTGTCACCCCTTTCCCATCAAGAACAAATGAGTGCAGTTCAACAAAGATATATTGAATTTCCAGTCTATGTCCTTCATTGTGCCAGGCACAGAGCTTCTGTGGTGACTAAGCATGTCCTTACCTTATAATCCAATGGAAATTGCATTATCCACTAGTAACAGTGATATTTAGAGCATGATACAAGTCCTGTTTGGAGGTGTGGCTCAAGCTTAGGAGGAATCAAAGCAAGCTCACAGAATAGATGCTAATCAATTTGGATTCTGATGGATGAGTAGGTTTCCCACAAATAGTCTGAAAGCACTAAGGGTTTGGAGACACCATGGGTGGAGACCCGAGGTGTGAGCGCCTTGGTAGGTATGTGAAGGGAGCTGGGTGCGGTGGGCTGTTGGCCATGCTGAGAGCTCAGACTTCATCCCAAGGTGGGTAGAAGCTGTGGAAGAGACAGGCGAGGGGAACCTGGTCAAGAGTCCAGTGAACTTCACAAGGGAGACTCCACAGGACCAGGTGACAGTGGATGAAGGCAGGGCTAGGGCAGATTGAGGCAGAGGGGATTCTCAGCAGACAGATGAGACGAGTGGGAGGGACTGGGCATGTTTGGGAGCGGCTGGTGAGCTGGCGGACTCTAGACgtcctttcctcccctcctccatAGGTGTTCAGCGACATTGGCGCTATCCAGAGCCTGAAACGCCTGGTTTCCTATTCCACTAACGGCACCACGTCAGCGCTGGCGAAGCGCGCACTGCGCCTGCTGGGCGAGGAGGTGCCGCGGCGCATTCTGCCCTGCGTGGCCAGCTGGAAGGAGGCCGAGGTCCAAACGTGGCTGCAGCAGATCGGCTTCTCCCAGTACTGCCAGAGCTTCCGGGTAGAGCCTCAGGGTCGGGCTTCCCCAAGTGGGACCGAGCGCTTCCCTGAGAGCCACAGGGTCACTGGGGTCCCCATGAGCACAAGTGACTGCATACTTCCTGGCCCCGTAGGCTCCAGGCGCCACGGTGCCCTTTTGGGGATGGGGAGCCTGCACTCATCCTGGAAGTCCCTCATCTCTGATCTGGGTCCCATCCACCTCCTCCACTGCCACTTCCAGTTTCCTATCCTTGTATCTTAGTTTGAAATttgagggtgggggaggggagtccCTCCTCACATCTGACCTCTCCTCCAGGAGCAGCAGGTAGACGGCGACCTGCTTCTGCGGCTCACAGAGGAGGAACTCCAAGCCGACCTGGGCATGAAATCTAGCATCACCCGCAAGAGGTGAGGGGAGCCCTGAGCCAGCAGGACCCTACCAGGTCTAACTAACTGCCCGCACGGCCACTAGCCAGTCCTGAGTCAGGATCTCAGCATCTTTTCCTCCTGTGGCGCAGGTTCTTTAGGGAGCTTACGGAACTCAAGACATTCGCCAACTATGCTACGTGCGACCGCAGCAACCTGGCCGACTGGCTGGGCAGCCTGGACCCGCGCTTCCGACAGTACACCTATGGCCTGGTCAGCTGCGGCCTGGACCGCTCCCTGCTGCACCGCGTGTCAGAACAGCAGCTGCTGGAAGACTGTGGCATCCTCGTGGGCGTGCACCGCGCCCGCATCCTCTCGGCTGCCAGAGGTCAGCCCACACACCAGGGACCCCACCCCAGCTCTGGCCCTGGAGGGGCGAGGGGAGACAGGGTGGAGCTCAGAGCCCCGCATGGGAGTGATTGAGTGCTGCGCTGTGGCAAACTGGGCTGTGAGGATCTAAAGATGTAGCCCTCAGGAAATTCACAGTCTGAGGCGGTATTGAGTAAGGCCAGGTGGTTCTACTGGGAAGCATATCCAGGACTCCAGTAGGTGGGTGGAGGCAGCACTTACTACCCTATTCACCCAGATCTGAACTTCAGAGGAGACGCCTGACCAAGTACTGAGGGGTGTATGGCAGGGATGGGGTAGCAGGATGGGCAGCCCAGGCCAGGGGTCAGCTTGTGCCATAGTAGTAGGACAGTGCAAGGGCCCATACATGGGGTAGTAGCCAGCTTACAAAGTAtggtttctggagatgttttgcaATGGCATCTAGGTAGAGCTCTAAAAACTCTATTTACAAACTTATTTTCACTAATTTTCTATTTAGGTAGTAATTATCATTAACACCAGGtactaatattaaatttttttacatttatttatttttatgtgctgctaaggattgaaccccagccccctaatattaaatttttaagaTATTACCTCATTAATTTCTACAACCATCCTATGCAGTGGGTGGTTAATATGTTTTAAATCAACTTTATACACCTTTTAAAGAATAGAAAGAGgggatggagttgtggctcaaggggtagagcgctcacctaacatgcgtgaagcactggattcgatcctcagcattacataaaaataaaataaaggtattatgtccacctacaactaaaagtatatattttaaaaaagaataaaaagaggcCCTAAGAAAAGTAAGTTTCCAATTTGAAGAGTTTGGAAAATATACGCCTCTGTGATAGAGCatttcaatcataagtgttacttcTAAAGATAATGAAACTAAGATTTAAAGCATTTAATTTCCCAAGGTTATAAAAGCCAAAAGATGACAGAATTGGGATTTGAGCCCCTGTTTTTCTGCttcataaacagataaatatctgTGGGTGTTAATTCTGAATACTATAGGAAGAAGAATTCTTTTCATTGAACCCATTCATTCAGCAAGTAGGTACTGAGCACCTTCATGGCACAAGGGACTGGGCCTTGGCTTCATTCTTTTGCTTCAACCAAACCAGGTCAGCTTTTATTATTTTCACATTACAGCTCTCAACAAAATTCTAAGATTTATTGTTTTAAGAAAACAGGAAGGTCTAGGGCAAAAATAACTTTCAAAAAACATTTTCTCTAGGGAATAAGGAGCCATgcacaggtttttttttgtttgtttgtttttgtgtgtgtataattgttattgttttgctttggtactggggattgaacacagaggcactcaactactgagccacatccccagccctgttttgtatttatttagagacagggtctcactgagttacttagtgcctcactaagttgctgaggctgactttgaacttgtgatttttcctacctcagcctcccaagtcgctgggaatataggcgtgtgccaccatgcccagcatgtaCTGTTTTTAAATGGGACAGTGACATGCTTAGGTTTCGGTTTTAGAAGGACCCCTGTGGTGACTGGAGATGTAGTTTAGTGGGAGAGTGTTTGcctaatgtgtgaggccctgggttctatccccatcacttcagaaagaaaaaaaaaaaaagaaagaaagaaaagaaagaaggatgttgtaaaaaaatgaattagATGGGACAATCCTAGCTGGATTTTGGGAGCCCATTGAGGTGAATAGTGTCAAGGATCTACACATAGGACCCTGTGGCTAGGTAGAAACCATAGCACAGGGTGCCTGATGCTGAGGCTAAACTGTGATATTCAAAAGGCTAgatgtattaaatgcattttatttatttttgtgtatttattggtactggggattgaaccccatggtgtttaacctctgagccacatccacagccttaaatactttctttctttgtttttctttctttctttctttcttttttttttttgtgtgtgtgttttgtaccagggattgaacccagggtgcttaacccttgagcccttttttatttgtatttagagacagagtctcactgagttgcttagcaattcactaagtggctgaggctggttttgaactctgatcctcctgcctcaacctccagagccactgggattacaggcatgctccaccacgcccagcttaaatgcattttgacatgATATTTTCAGGTTGGGTTTTCATGGGTTTTCAGGAAGTAGTAATCTCATTGTAAGTGGAGAAgcatctgtatttatttattttaatatttattttttagttatagttggacacaatacctttattttttaaaatttttatgtggtgctgaggatcgaacccagggccttgcacattctaggcaagtgccctattgctgggccacaaccccagccccaacatctgtatttattgaataaataaaatacccaGGTTTCTGATGGAAATTGGAATGAAGGGGCGAGAGGAGGACCTGGGCTGTATTGAGTTCGGAGTACCTGTGGGAAGCTGGCTGTACAGGTCTGCAGTTCCAGAGAGAGGGCAAGGCTGGAAGTTCATGTCAATGAACCTTTTGACAGGGACTCATCAATGGCCTTCCTTCCTGTAGGCCCCACATCTCCACCTCAGTCACCTTGTCCAGGCTGGGCTGAGAGGGCTGGGTAGACACAGGACCAAGTCCCCAAGGTATGATGGACTTCATGATAAGTGGTGGGGAGGGACTTCCCTCACCATGCTTTCTCTCTTATTGGCCTCAGAAATGCTACACTCCCCACTGCCCTGTACTGGCTGCAAGCCCGGCGGGGACATCCCAGATGTCTTCATCAGCTACCGAAGAAACTCAGGCTCCCAGCTGGCCAGGTAAGGAGGGGTAGGCAGCAGGCATCCTGGGCCTTGGGGAGAGGCCAGGATGGTGACACAGGGCCTCTCTGCAGTCTCCTGAAGGTGCACCTACAGCTGCATGGCTTCAGTGTCTTTATTGATGTGGAGAAGCTGGAAGCGGGCAAGTTTGAGGACAAGCTCATCCAGAGCGTCATGGGTGCCCGCAACTTTGTGCTGGTGTTGTCACCTGGGGCCCTGGACAAGTGCATGCTGGACCATGACTGCAAGGACTGGGTGCACAAGGTAGGTGTTGACCTGTGCCTCAGCCATCCCAGTACTGGCCCCAGGCCCAGGGGACTGAGTTCCCCTTCTATCCATTCTTTTCTACACACCCAGCAACACTTGGCCCCAGAACACCTCTCTGGCCCAGCTGGAAGTTGGGAGCCACAGCTCTGACTGGAATGTAGCTTTAGCAAACCACTTtggatctctctctttttttttaacatttattttttagttgtaggtggacacaatacctttattttatttttatgtggtgctgaggatcgaaaccagtgcctcacacacgctaggcaagcagtctatcgttgagtcacaaccccagcccccacttaGGATCttgaacctcagttttctcatctacaaAAGGGGATAACTTACCCATGCTGTTCACCTTATAGGATTATTGTGAGTGTCAGAGGGGGATGAAAATGCTTTGCAAAATAACCTCTGTGAGGCAGAAGAGAGTACAGTGACAGGCAGACAGGAATCATTGTTAAGAGCATAAAACTGGAAGTTTGGATCTTGGCTCTGGccttgggcaaattacttaacTCCAAGGAACTTCATATTTATTACTGTAAAGTGGAGACAATAATAGTAGCAACTCCCTAGGATACTGTTACAAGGATTAAAAGATCTAAACTGAAGTGCTTAGCAGAATGTCTGGCACATAGTGATTGCTCAATAATgacagctattattattattgtgccGATTGTATCTGTATAATTCACCATTATATATTCAATGTATGACACATAATAGGAACTTAGAATATTTATAGAATAGCTGGTTGTAgaggtgcacatctataatcccagcaacttgggaggctgaggcaggaggattgcaagttccaggtcagccttggcaacttaataaggccctaagcaacttagtgaaaccttgtctcaaaataaaaagtaaaaagtgctgaacttgtggctcagtagttaagcatccctgggttcaatctctagtatataaaaaaagaagaatactTATAGAATGAATGGGTAGATGGAAACATATTGCATCTTCAAGTTAATCATTAATCAGTCAAAAAGAATTGAGGGTTGGTGCTAAGGGATGCTGTAGTTATCTGAGATGGAGTCCTTATCTTCAAGTAGTTCATGAGATAAGAATGTGCCATCCCTGACtcaggtgtggtggctcacacatgtagTCCCAgccactttggaggctgaggcaggaggatccctgaGGCAGGAAAAAGGCtgagaccagtctgggcaacatagtgagacccctgtctcttaatacacacacacacacacacacaccaccaccaccaccaccaccaccaccaccacacacacagcaTATGCTTGCATTGCCTAAATCATATATAAGTTGACATAAATGCTAAACTAGGTAGATGAACCTGTTACTCGCTGTGGAATATGGAGAAGGGAGGGATCATTGAGGGCTGAAATAATCAGGGAAGTTGCCGGATTTCTGTTCTcgcaactaaaaggctcaggggtcactccagttaaactgggctaattGGGCTGCAGGAAATAActgcacaagagacacaaatacctttttctttggggtcgctgtgacagctcctctgaccttaagggtccgcaggaagagagagagtgagagcacaagctgaccccttttattgagaagAAGCTGTTCAAATgaagcaaggggtcaggtttcagggggctgagtctatcttcatgatgtccactgtcagcaggttgactgacacccgggtaggccacacccaagggcacagtaagagaaggggacacacacaaggcacttccatggaagattctctcctaaacagggcaaggggatatattacaaaggaacaggtgagcatagcttcacccatggggctgtagcaagacaaacCCATGCACAAGACACTGACCCTCGGAcccagaagggtggggaaagctctgccacatttctgtgactgagcgcctcagcacccagccggggagtgtgacTTAGTCATGTGTAAGGTTGGTGTCCCACAGGAAGTTTTCATGGAGGAAACAGGACTTGAAAAGAGTAGGTAAGTGGAAGAGAAGCCATCCCAGGGAGGGGAACAGCATGAGTGAAGGAATGACGTTAGGAGTGAACCCATATGAACCACTAGTATTTATCTATCTGTCTCACggatgaagaaactgaagctcagagaagtACAGTAATTTTCACATGACCACAACTGCCAGTATAGAAATCAGAAAATCTGGTCTTAGACTCCATCTGTCTGACTCCAAAGCCTGTGTTCTCTCCCAGGACTTGCACTATGGTCCATGCTGCCAATCTGAGTTGGTAGGAAGGGAGATGGTAGGTAGGGTTGGATTCAGCTGACACCAAAGCTGATTGTCTGCCCCTGCTCTCAGCTGCACATCCAGTGACATCATGTGGTGGGAATAGTTACATCAAGAAAATTGGCAACCATtaccaatttgtgtgtgtgtgtgtgtgtgtgtgtgcgtgtgtgcgtgtgtgtgtgtgcacgcatgtgtgtgtgtactggggattaaacctaggggtgcCCTACCACtcaactacatccccagctttttctgtttttttttttgttttttttttttggggacagagttgctgaggctggccatgaacttgccattctcttgcctcagcctcccaagttgctaggattacaggtaagcaccaccacactcagctggcatttttgtttgtttggttgggtaGATGTTTTCCTCTATAGAGAGCTAGTTGTTATACTTTTACCAGCACACCTCTGGCTGGATAAGAACTATGGAACTAGGTTATGGAGTCTAAAGGCAGGGAGAGGATCTGTGCCTGAAGCACTGGGAAACAGAGAGCCCATCATGGGATGGGGGAGATGGGCAATGGGTGTTTGGATGGAAGCACTAGAGTATAGTCCAGATTGGCAGGTGCGGGGAGGGCCTATCTCCAGAAGCCATGCAGGAGGAGGCACACACTGGGTCTGGTTTCAGGAGGAGGCTCTGGACCAGGAAGACATCCTGAAGGAACATGGCTGATGACCAAGAGCAGGCAGCCTTCTGAGCAGGTGGCAGGTAGCCTTCTGAGAGAGGAAGTGTCTGTGAGATCCATGAGAGTTCAAAGGAAGCTTAAAAGAGTGTATAgagctgggtgtagtggcacatatctgtaatctctgtaacttgggaggctgaggctggatcacaggttcaaggccagcctcagcaacttaggatgaccctgtctcaaaataaaaaatttaaagggctgaggatgtggctcactggtaaagcactcctgggttcaatctctagtaccagaaAAAAAGTTTATAGAATAAACTTTGatgaatgatgaatgaatgattTTCATGTGCATCTACTGTTTAGCAGGTCAGAAGACTTGTCTTTAAGTTTTCATTCTAGCCAGCTGAGGGATCTTGAACAAGTCATTATCCCTTCCTTAGCCAGTCTCTGAATCTGCATGGAGAAGTCTCTTTGGTTCTATGTAATTTTACATGAAACAGATTATTCTAAAGTCTTGTGATTAAACTGTGACAGGATCGAAATCCATCCAGATGCTCAGCAGAGATGCAGCAGGGCTTGGTTGAAACAGGCCTGGACTTAGGCTCTGAAGGCACCAGTTGCAGGCCTGGCCGCTCCCGGAGTGGGTGTTtgggtgattgttggggggtcctTTCCTTTCTCTAAGCTTCCTTCCCTTCAGCTGTAGCACCAAGAGGCTCCCAGAAGCCAGTCAGGGTTGAAGTTAGGCTGATTCTTTCTCCAAAAAGTCTCCACCCCACAAGGGTGCTTGACACCCATTGTCCCAGCAGACAGTGAGGGGGAGGTGGGAGGCAGGGTGGTGACAGCATTTGCCTTGGACTGGTCCCAAAGGCTCCATCATCCCTCTCTGGTCGTTTTTAATGCTTAATTGCTTCTGGTTTTAATCCTCCTTTCCCTGAAGCCACATTTGGTGGGTAATCAATCTGGAAAACCACAAGAGAACTGCACTCAAGAAAGTCACATCCCTGTGGTTCCCCCTTGAAAGGAAAAACATTCAATAAGCACTTACCAGAGTGCCATTAATAGTAAGAAATACCATCAGAACCACCCAGTGAGGTAGGTTTTATTTCCACTTTACAGAGGAAATAAGGACACCAATTACTTCTTAACCATTCACTACATGCTCAGCACTGCGCTCAGCACTTGCCGTGGAATATTGCAGTTGTTTTATGCAACAATCCTACAAGATACAGGACTGTCATTAGCCTTATTTTATATgttagaaaacagaaactttgagacCCCATTATTTTTGCTTCTGGTCACAGAGCTTGTGTCAGAGACTCACTAGGAACCTAGATCTGATGATTCCAGAGTGCAGCCCCCTAACTGCTGGGCTGTGTGGCTTTGTTCATTCACTCATTGTTTCATTCTTTCATCTATCAGTCAAATAGTTAGTGAGGGTTGACCATGGGCAGGACTTTGGGAAAGATGCTAATAAACTGAGTAAAAAACACACTAGCCCCTGCCCTTCTGTTTGGCAGAGAAAACAAACATTAGGTAAACTACATGTTAATTAATTTAAATCTGCAACTGTAGCCTGGGCTGCAGAGCCTGAGAGTATATAAGAGGGGAAGCTGACTTGGTCACGGAAGTAGGACAACTTCCCTAGAAAAGTGTTgactgagggctggggctggggctcagtggtagcgcacttgcctggcatgtgtgaggcactgggttcgattctcagcaccacagaaataatttttttttaaataaaggtctatcaacaactaaaaaaaatattttaaaaaaattgttgacTGAACTCAAATCTGAAAGATGTGGGGATTTAAGTGAAAGGGCAGAGAAGCATGTTCAAGGCGGAGGAAACAGCATAGGCAGAAGCCCTCTGCAGGGAAGGAAGATAACAGAGCTAAGGGTGTAGGTTCTGTGTGTCCGGGAGGATGGGGAAGGGGTAGAGATTAAGAAATGGGCTGTGGCCAACCACACAGGCCTTGCAGTCTGCATTAGAAAGTTTCGCCTTTATTCTAAGAGACAAAGTCTTGAGGAGTTTTAAGTAGGATGTGACATGATCAGATATGTcagatttttcatttttcagagaTTATTCAGGTGAAAAGGCATTTTGGAAAACAAATTAGAGGAGCAAGAGTGGATGAGGAGAGACCTGGTAAATAGAATGGGATTGGACAAGGCTGGGCAGGGTATAGGTAGAGAAAAACGGTGGAATTGAGAAATAAGTAAGAAGTACAATGGGCAGGGCTCGTGATGGAGCCACATAGATGCAGGGGTGAGATGAATTTCTTTGACAGAAAATTATATGGGTTTTTTCCTACACTAACAACTAATCAATTTTCTGAAACCAAGGGGGTGCCCTTCAATTGAGTTTGATCCTGGAGTATCCAACTCCACAGGCTGAAGAGCTGAGTCCCACAAACCCTGACTTAAGTCACAAGTCCTGGGTGCCTAGGCCACCCCTGTCTGACTTGACTATCAGTTTGGCAGTTCTCATGATCACTACCCACCCAGCCCAGTTCAGTTTTTCTCTGTGACTCATTGAACTCAGAAAACCCTTGACTTACTCTTAGTGGGGTTTACTATAAAGGACACAACTCAGGAAAAGCCAAATGGAAACGAATCATAGGGCAGAGTAAGGAGGGCATGGGGCTTCCCTACCTTCTCCCTGGCACCACCTTCCTGGCTTCTTCGCCAACCCAGAAGCTCTTAAAATCCATTGTTTAGGGATTTGATGCATGTTTTATTAAATAGGCATGATTGGTCAATCATTGgtcatggggattgaacccaacctACAGCCCCTCTCCAGACGTCACCTAAGCATGCTGGGGTCTTTCTGGTGACCAGCCCTCTTCCTGACTCTCTTGGCCACTGCCCCGGCTCACCCCTGGCTGGGAGTTATCGCATTAGCAGAAGATGTACTCTTATCACTCAGGAAACTGTAGTGGGTTTAGGAGCTCAGTGCCAGCTCTGTCCCAAGATCAAATCTTTTTTTCACTGTAGGGGGGTGAAGGAGAAGTTGgggagatttgaagcccagtgtctTGCCTCAGGCTCAGTCCCAGGCCAGTACCCCACTTCCCCACTGCCCCAGCACCTATCTGGCCCTAGGGTTCCTAGATGAGACAGTGgtttcttcctcttttctcttCTCCTTTTAGGAGATTGTAACTGCTCTAAGCTGTGGCAAGAACATTGTGCCCATCATTGATGGCTTTGAGTGGCCTGAGCCCCAGGCTCTGCCCGAGGACATGCAGGCTGTACTTACCTTCAACGGCATCAAGTGAGCCCCAGGGGCCCAGGGAATGAAATCCAAGGGGAGTGGGTACACATCACCCCTATAGGCAGCATGGGGGTAAAGcaaacaggcccctggccagCAGCTCCATCTGTGCAGCCATCTGATCCCTTGATCCTTGTGCCTACAGGTGGTCCCATGAGTACCAGGAGGCCACCATCGAGAAGATCATCCGCTTCCTGCAGGGTCGCTCCTCCCGGGACTCATCTGCAGGCTCTGACACCAGTTTGGAGGGTGCTGCACCCATGGGCCCACCTTAAGTAGTTTCCAGTTCCCAGTCCCTGCTGTGACTCCCATTTCCATGGTCCTCCCTGAAGGAACAGCTCTTTAAACAGAGTTAGCCTGGGCTCTTCTCAGGACTGTCCCCTACCCTCATAGCCCACTTTAATACCCCCTTCCTCAGTATGTGGAAAGGGAAGGAAGCTGGGCTTGGGTGTGGGGGTTCCTCCTCCCTCAGGCCCTGCAATCAGGTTCTCTGTCTCCCGTCCTCAGAGTTGTGTCCCTGCCAAGTTCTGGAAATGCAGGAGACTGAGGGGAGGGTCACGGCATATTCTCTCATATGCCACCCTGAGAGCAGCCGGCTTGAGTAGGCAGCCTCTGACAGAAATCAGGGCCATGTGCAGGCCCTGGGCAAGGGCCAGGTCCTAGGAGGCAACCATGGACAGGCCCCTCAATGGCTGTTCATGGGCCCTGATGCCACTTCCTACTGTCTTGTGGCCTTGCCCTATAACCACTcagtgcccctcccagccttcctCACAGCTGGGGTCCAGGTTGAGCTGAGCTGGCCCACAGGCTGTATATGCCTTGGCTACTTTGCTGTGCTTGTGCATGGGAGCCTCCTACAAGGGTCCAGTTCTGGGCAGGGAGGCCATGTCTCAAAGCCCACCTACCCCAAGCCTTGGTGCTCTGCCTAAGATGCCTGACCACCCAGGCCCTATTGGCTTCCCCAGCTCCTTACCCACCCAGGACTTCCCACCCACTTGCTCAGGGAAGAGGGGGACcaggcacccccccccccccggcagcCCCAGTAGCCTGGACAGCACCCGCAGCTCTGTGGGAAGAGGCAAGATCCTGAAGGGCAAGGGTGATGACCTAGCAGTTTCTCCCAATGTCAAGTGTATTCAGGAATCTTGTTAAAATTCAATTCAGAAGACCTGAGGCAGGGCCTGAGAGTCTGCCTTTCCCACAAATCCCTGGGCAAACCGATGCAGGTGGTCAAGGGACCACACTGAGCAGAAAGTCCTTCACAAATCTTTTGTCATTTCCCAAACACTCCACTCCTGGTCTCTGTAATCATCACAGCAACCCTGTCCAGTACTGTCCCCCTGTGCTGGAAGGTAAGGAAGAAAGACCGAGTGATAAATCCCATTTTTCAAATCATTATTGGTAGCCCCAGGATTCAGAACCAGGTATCCCAGCACGCTGGCCACTGCAGATGGACTGGGCTGATGATTCCTGAGAATCATCTTGGCGGATGAACCTCTG
This window encodes:
- the Sarm1 gene encoding NAD(+) hydrolase SARM1 isoform X1, giving the protein MVLTLLLSAYKLCRFFAMSGPQNGADRLTVPGPNGGSGSGPWWATGFRGSREVSPGVGTEVQGALERALPELQQALSALKQAGAARAVGAGLSEVFQIVEEAWLLPAVGREVAQGLCDAIRLDGGLDLLLRLLQAPELETRVQAARLLEQILVAENRDRVARIGLGVILNLAKEREPVELARSVAGILEHMFKHSEETCQRLVGSGGLDAVLFWCRRTDPALLRHCALALANCALHGGQAAQRHMVEKRAAEWLFPLAFSKEDELLRLHACLAVAVLATNKEVEREVERSGTLALVEPLVASLDPGRFARCLVDASDTRQGRGPDDLQRLVPLLDSSRLEAQCIGAFYLCAEAAIKSLQGKTKVFSDIGAIQSLKRLVSYSTNGTTSALAKRALRLLGEEVPRRILPCVASWKEAEVQTWLQQIGFSQYCQSFREQQVDGDLLLRLTEEELQADLGMKSSITRKRFFRELTELKTFANYATCDRSNLADWLGSLDPRFRQYTYGLVSCGLDRSLLHRVSEQQLLEDCGILVGVHRARILSAARGHHLVQAGLRGLGRHRTKSPRYDGLHDKWWGGTSLTMLSLLLASEMLHSPLPCTGCKPGGDIPDVFISYRRNSGSQLASLLKVHLQLHGFSVFIDVEKLEAGKFEDKLIQSVMGARNFVLVLSPGALDKCMLDHDCKDWVHKEIVTALSCGKNIVPIIDGFEWPEPQALPEDMQAVLTFNGIKWSHEYQEATIEKIIRFLQGRSSRDSSAGSDTSLEGAAPMGPP
- the Sarm1 gene encoding NAD(+) hydrolase SARM1 isoform X2, coding for MVLTLLLSAYKLCRFFAMSGPQNGADRLTVPGPNGGSGSGPWWATGFRGSREVSPGVGTEVQGALERALPELQQALSALKQAGAARAVGAGLSEVFQIVEEAWLLPAVGREVAQGLCDAIRLDGGLDLLLRLLQAPELETRVQAARLLEQILVAENRDRVARIGLGVILNLAKEREPVELARSVAGILEHMFKHSEETCQRLVGSGGLDAVLFWCRRTDPALLRHCALALANCALHGGQAAQRHMVEKRAAEWLFPLAFSKEDELLRLHACLAVAVLATNKEVEREVERSGTLALVEPLVASLDPGRFARCLVDASDTRQGRGPDDLQRLVPLLDSSRLEAQCIGAFYLCAEAAIKSLQGKTKVFSDIGAIQSLKRLVSYSTNGTTSALAKRALRLLGEEVPRRILPCVASWKEAEVQTWLQQIGFSQYCQSFREQQVDGDLLLRLTEEELQADLGMKSSITRKRFFRELTELKTFANYATCDRSNLADWLGSLDPRFRQYTYGLVSCGLDRSLLHRVSEQQLLEDCGILVGVHRARILSAAREMLHSPLPCTGCKPGGDIPDVFISYRRNSGSQLASLLKVHLQLHGFSVFIDVEKLEAGKFEDKLIQSVMGARNFVLVLSPGALDKCMLDHDCKDWVHKEIVTALSCGKNIVPIIDGFEWPEPQALPEDMQAVLTFNGIKWSHEYQEATIEKIIRFLQGRSSRDSSAGSDTSLEGAAPMGPP